The Esox lucius isolate fEsoLuc1 chromosome 5, fEsoLuc1.pri, whole genome shotgun sequence genome includes a region encoding these proteins:
- the LOC114839389 gene encoding vicilin-like seed storage protein At2g18540 produces the protein MKSVKQTRAREDPLVRAHEVPEAAQSEREEKPREQSFTEQMVKKKADFLKKIDETMNERRQTKRENEQRKWEELQKRQEMWQRKRESEQKKWEEWERKEREWKEERMTEEQKKRRADKEEAERVKALLPKKKNKFKSFVFHLFFV, from the exons ATGAAAAGTGTCAAGCAGACCAGAGCCAGAGAGGATCCTCTTGTG AGAGCACATGAAGTGCCAGAGGCTgcgcagagtgagagagaggaaaagccAAGAGAGCAGTCCTTCACAGAGCAAATGGTGAAAAAGAAAGCAGACTTCCTAAAGAAAATAGATGAGACGATGAATGAGAGAAGGCAGACGAAGAGGGAGAATGAGCAGAGGAAGTGGGAGGAGTTACAGAAGAGGCAGGAGATGtggcagaggaagagggagagtgaaCAGAAGAAGtgggaggagtgggagagaaaggagagggaatgGAAGGAAGAGCGAATGACTGAGGAGCAGAAGAAGAGACGGGCAGATAAAGAGGAAGCGGAGAGGGTTAAGGCACTGCTTCCCAAGAAAAAGAACAAATTcaagtcatttgtttttcatttattcttTGTGTAA
- the LOC114839381 gene encoding uncharacterized protein LOC114839381, which produces MSVTEKKKSWQDFVDSSLQEKISEERIWMEKMFSSLKTEVESWIIEMQQEWRLRERTHRDQVYKLLLMDLPQRKRAIDRLREMDLLNSRLDRAEDREERWKSLRDACLVNKLREEKKNENEKMMSLKAELEQQKTDVDRRERKVQQMERDILTKTNEVNYKVISVNRKVIALRSMAENIKKEQKTLLRVQGRHEHLGPGEELLSSPQNQGVKMHTLRKQEPCKDRGEYGGGG; this is translated from the exons ATGTCCGTTACTGAAAAGAAGAAGTCGTGGCAGGACTTTGTTGACTCCAGTCTTCAGGAGAAGATTAGTGAGGAGAGGATATGGATGGAGAAGATGTTCAGTAGCCTGAAGACCGAGGTGGAAAGCTGGATCATTGAGATGCAGCAGGAGTGGAGGCTGAGGGAGAGGACTCACAGAGACCAG GTCTACAAGCTGCTGCTTATGGACCTTCCTCAGAGGAAGAGAGCCATTGACCGCCTCAGAGAGATGGACCTCCTCAACAGTCGGCTGGATAGAgcggaggacagagaggagagatggaagtcCCTGAGAGATGCCTGCCTGGTAAACAagctgagggaggagaagaaaaaTGAGAATGAGAAAATGATGAGCTTGAAGGCAGAGCTGgagcaacagaaaacagatgtggacagaagggagagaaaggtgcAGCAAATGGAGAGGGACATCCTGACCAAGACAAATGAAGTCAATTACAAAGTCATCTCTGTGAACAGAAAGGTGATTGCTCTAAGGTCTATGGCTGAGAACATCAAAAAGGAGCAAAAAACCCTGTTGAGAGTCCAGGGCAGGCATGAACACCTGGGACCAGGTGAAGAACTCCTGAGCAGTCCACAGAACCAGGGTGTGAAAATGCACACTTTGAGGAAACAGGAACCCTGTAAGGATAGG GGTGAGTATGGTGGAGGTGGgtga